In Gemmatimonadota bacterium, a genomic segment contains:
- a CDS encoding hydantoinase/oxoprolinase family protein, whose protein sequence is MSVRIAIDTGGTFTDLVLSDPDTGRLVFHKVPSTPADPSRALVEGVRELVSQSGFARADIRFLIHGTTVATNTILQRTGARTAFITTEGFRDVLHIQRQDRPHLYNMRVRRTPALVPRSLRFELPERTLHDGSESLPVDQDRLNDLIEALRKEGIEAIGIGFLHSHVDPGHERSVGDVLRHELPDATICLSSDMSREEGEYERFSTCAMNAYVQPVMTNYLNRVNGALVDAAIEAPLYVMKSNGGVTSARDAADHCVHTILSGPAGGVVAGDEIGRRLGRPNVITADMGGTSFDVAMIHEGTIAFAKNAEIDGLALKAPMMDIHTIGAGGGSIAWIDSGGALRVGPQSAGAAPGPACYRAGGTEPTVTDANLVLGRLSTDSLLGGAITLDPAAAQRAIEEKISAHLGCTVEEAAEGIIRVINASMTAAIRKLTVERGYDPRLFTLVPFGGAGPLHGVELALELGIRDVVIPLAPGVASAEGLVFSNLRTDRIQTHVELLDRLGVAEFEEMLVNLTGQAIDDLATSSEGSDPVISRRVGLRYSGQGYDIPIDLPEGAVDLALLETAFHTEHERQYGYARMDQRVQLVNVWVSAELPISDDRRKLADRGVSDRTAPFATRPVYFAGDWMDTPVFGRTGLLPGQRIDGPAIVEQLDSTTLIGPGQTAWVDEWEQITITRLDTA, encoded by the coding sequence ATGAGCGTTCGCATCGCCATAGACACGGGCGGCACGTTTACCGATCTCGTCCTGTCCGACCCCGACACGGGCCGCCTGGTATTCCACAAGGTACCGAGTACGCCGGCCGATCCGAGCCGGGCACTGGTGGAAGGCGTCAGGGAACTCGTCTCACAGTCCGGATTTGCCCGCGCGGACATCCGGTTCCTGATCCACGGCACCACGGTGGCCACCAACACCATACTCCAGCGAACGGGCGCCCGAACCGCTTTCATCACAACCGAAGGTTTCCGGGACGTGCTCCACATTCAGCGGCAGGACCGACCCCACCTGTACAACATGCGTGTTCGCCGGACGCCGGCCCTCGTACCTCGATCCCTGCGGTTCGAGCTGCCGGAACGAACGCTGCACGACGGTTCGGAATCCCTGCCCGTCGACCAGGACCGGCTGAACGATCTGATCGAAGCGCTCAGGAAGGAAGGCATCGAAGCGATCGGCATCGGATTCCTCCACAGCCACGTCGATCCCGGCCACGAGCGGTCGGTCGGCGATGTGCTGCGGCATGAACTGCCGGACGCCACGATCTGCCTTTCCTCCGACATGAGCCGCGAAGAGGGCGAATACGAACGGTTCAGCACCTGTGCCATGAACGCTTACGTGCAACCGGTCATGACGAACTACCTCAACCGTGTGAACGGCGCGCTCGTGGACGCCGCCATTGAAGCGCCGCTCTACGTCATGAAATCCAACGGTGGCGTCACCTCGGCCCGGGACGCCGCGGATCACTGTGTGCATACGATACTGTCCGGACCCGCCGGCGGTGTGGTGGCCGGAGACGAGATCGGCCGGCGGCTCGGCCGGCCCAATGTGATCACGGCCGACATGGGCGGTACGAGTTTCGACGTGGCCATGATTCACGAAGGCACCATCGCCTTCGCGAAGAACGCGGAAATCGACGGCCTCGCCCTGAAAGCGCCCATGATGGACATCCACACGATCGGCGCGGGGGGCGGAAGCATCGCGTGGATCGATTCGGGCGGCGCATTGCGGGTGGGTCCGCAGTCCGCGGGGGCCGCACCGGGTCCCGCCTGCTACCGGGCCGGCGGTACCGAACCCACCGTAACGGACGCGAACCTGGTCCTGGGCCGGCTTTCCACGGACAGCCTGCTGGGGGGTGCCATCACCCTGGACCCGGCGGCCGCGCAACGTGCGATCGAGGAGAAGATCTCCGCCCACTTGGGCTGCACGGTCGAGGAGGCCGCCGAAGGGATCATACGCGTGATCAACGCTTCAATGACGGCGGCCATCCGCAAGCTCACCGTGGAGCGCGGGTACGATCCGCGTCTTTTCACCCTGGTACCCTTCGGCGGCGCGGGGCCACTTCACGGCGTTGAACTCGCCTTGGAACTGGGGATACGCGACGTGGTCATCCCGCTCGCACCCGGGGTCGCCTCCGCCGAGGGCCTGGTATTCTCCAACCTGCGGACGGACCGGATCCAGACCCACGTGGAACTGCTGGATCGACTTGGCGTGGCGGAATTCGAAGAGATGCTGGTCAACCTGACGGGGCAGGCGATAGACGATCTGGCCACCTCCTCGGAGGGTAGCGATCCCGTCATCAGCCGGCGCGTGGGGCTGCGTTATTCAGGACAGGGCTACGACATTCCCATCGACCTGCCCGAGGGCGCCGTCGACCTGGCCTTGCTCGAAACGGCCTTTCATACCGAACACGAGCGGCAGTACGGATACGCGCGGATGGACCAGCGCGTTCAACTCGTCAACGTGTGGGTTTCCGCGGAATTGCCCATTTCGGATGACCGCAGGAAGCTGGCGGATCGGGGCGTATCCGATCGGACCGCGCCCTTCGCCACCCGCCCGGTCTACTTCGCTGGCGACTGGATGGACACGCCGGTATTCGGCAGGACCGGCTTGCTTCCCGGACAGCGGATCGACGGTCCGGCCATCGTCGAACAGCTCGATTCCACAACGCTGATCGGACCCGGGCAGACCGCATGGGTCGACGAATGGGAACAGATCACCATAACCAGGCTGGATACGGCATGA
- a CDS encoding mandelate racemase/muconate lactonizing protein, which yields MKITRIETIPIEVPLKQGMTTKTAHGEHIVSPYVILRIHTDEGLAGLGEATVAPRWSGETSASCAAAIRDLVDPALKGEDPADVNRLCGVMDEVIKLNPFTKAAVEMALWDLAGKRAGVPLYQLLGGKVRQEIPMKMVVGAFDVPASVALAEKFLQWGVQCLKVKVGLDPGEDLERVRAVRALAGPGIRMSIDANCGWPPAVARRMLRLLEPLDILFAEQPSAPQFDDEAALIRTGTTIPIMADESVFTVHDAMQTVLRRSADIISVYPGKNGGIGQTLGISHVARAAGLRCHMGSNLELGIGTAAMLHVAASVEAIDSETYPGDLLGPLYHEGDMIETPLELGPVTAKVPDGPGLGVTLDEAQVARWKDR from the coding sequence ATGAAGATCACCCGCATCGAAACCATCCCCATCGAAGTCCCCCTCAAGCAGGGCATGACCACGAAAACCGCCCATGGCGAACACATCGTCTCCCCTTATGTCATCCTCCGGATCCACACGGACGAGGGGTTGGCCGGACTGGGAGAGGCCACGGTCGCGCCGCGCTGGAGCGGGGAAACGTCCGCCTCGTGCGCCGCCGCGATACGGGACCTGGTGGACCCCGCGCTCAAGGGCGAGGACCCGGCGGACGTGAACCGGCTCTGCGGGGTCATGGACGAGGTCATTAAGCTGAACCCCTTTACCAAGGCGGCCGTGGAGATGGCGTTGTGGGACCTGGCGGGGAAGCGCGCAGGCGTTCCGCTCTACCAGCTGCTGGGCGGCAAGGTCCGGCAGGAGATCCCCATGAAGATGGTGGTCGGCGCCTTCGACGTGCCTGCTTCCGTTGCACTGGCGGAAAAGTTCCTGCAGTGGGGCGTGCAATGTCTCAAGGTAAAGGTCGGACTGGACCCCGGGGAGGACCTCGAACGCGTCCGCGCGGTCCGCGCCCTGGCCGGTCCCGGCATCCGGATGAGCATCGACGCGAACTGCGGGTGGCCGCCGGCGGTGGCCCGCCGCATGCTGCGTCTCCTGGAGCCCCTGGACATCCTTTTTGCCGAGCAGCCCTCGGCGCCGCAGTTCGACGATGAAGCGGCCCTGATCCGCACGGGCACGACCATCCCCATCATGGCCGACGAGAGCGTATTTACCGTACACGACGCCATGCAGACGGTACTCAGGCGGTCCGCGGACATCATCAGCGTATATCCGGGGAAGAACGGAGGCATCGGCCAGACGCTGGGCATTTCGCATGTGGCCCGCGCGGCGGGACTGCGTTGTCACATGGGCAGCAATCTCGAACTGGGGATCGGCACGGCGGCCATGCTCCACGTGGCGGCCAGCGTGGAGGCTATCGACAGCGAAACCTATCCCGGAGACCTGCTCGGACCGTTATACCACGAAGGCGATATGATCGAGACGCCGCTGGAACTCGGGCCGGTCACCGCGAAGGTACCCGACGGCCCCGGACTCGGCGTCACCCTTGATGAAGCACAGGTCGCGCGCTGGAAGGACAGGTAG
- a CDS encoding Gfo/Idh/MocA family oxidoreductase produces MADERTYRACVVGLSGIGAGSPPADGDHGMGHEMPNRHVPAYALLPFTEVVGVCDLKEDLLQDTLRDWSGTFPGLRGFTDYREMLEACRPDILSVVTSDHRHADIVVDGVAAGVRGIYCEKPIATSLADADRMIAAVESRNVPMTINHTRRWGPVYREVRKLLDEGVIGELQRIVLNFGGPRAILFRNGTHMIDMTCYLAGSVPEWVFAELDEGYEDYWPYRGDGGRNADLEPGCSGFIHFKNGVRAFYNGSKGRECRGGYQLDGTGGWMFVHEDHYELDTGSGIQTITPKGPTHYYSAAAIRDLVHVMENGGETVSPPRAARNTLEIILGFLASQKHGNVRIDFPLDENTV; encoded by the coding sequence ATGGCTGACGAACGGACCTACAGGGCCTGCGTGGTGGGCTTGAGCGGCATCGGGGCGGGAAGCCCCCCGGCCGACGGCGACCACGGGATGGGCCATGAAATGCCCAACCGCCACGTGCCCGCCTATGCCCTCCTGCCGTTTACCGAGGTAGTCGGCGTCTGTGACCTGAAAGAAGACCTCCTGCAGGACACCCTCAGGGATTGGTCGGGTACCTTTCCGGGCCTGAGAGGATTCACGGACTACCGGGAGATGCTGGAAGCCTGCAGGCCCGATATCCTGAGCGTAGTGACGTCGGACCACCGCCACGCGGACATCGTCGTGGACGGCGTCGCGGCGGGCGTCCGGGGGATTTACTGCGAAAAACCGATCGCGACCTCCCTCGCGGACGCCGACCGCATGATCGCCGCGGTGGAAAGCCGGAACGTGCCCATGACCATCAACCACACCAGGCGGTGGGGACCGGTGTACCGGGAAGTCAGGAAGCTGCTCGACGAAGGCGTAATCGGCGAGCTGCAACGAATCGTACTCAACTTTGGCGGCCCGCGGGCCATTCTCTTCCGAAACGGTACCCACATGATCGACATGACCTGCTATCTCGCGGGCTCGGTTCCCGAATGGGTATTCGCCGAGCTCGACGAAGGCTACGAGGACTACTGGCCCTACCGGGGCGACGGCGGCAGGAACGCGGACCTGGAGCCCGGTTGCTCCGGCTTCATCCATTTCAAGAACGGCGTGCGGGCCTTCTACAACGGTTCGAAAGGCAGGGAATGCCGGGGCGGTTACCAGCTCGACGGCACCGGCGGATGGATGTTCGTCCATGAGGACCACTACGAACTCGACACGGGGAGCGGCATCCAGACCATCACCCCCAAGGGCCCGACCCACTACTACTCCGCGGCAGCCATCCGGGACCTCGTCCATGTCATGGAAAACGGCGGCGAGACGGTATCTCCGCCGCGCGCGGCCCGGAATACCCTGGAGATCATCCTGGGGTTTCTCGCTTCGCAGAAGCACGGCAACGTACGCATCGACTTCCCATTGGACGAGAACACCGTCTGA
- a CDS encoding hydantoinase B/oxoprolinase family protein has translation MKTDPITLELMRNRWTGIAEEMCAALIRTSYSTNIKDRRDCSAAIVQPSGEILAQAESGVPLHLGVMPGVVRSILEVYPVSAMKPGDVYITNLPYPAGPGHLPDVSLVSAIFHEHRPVALAASTAHHVDMGGFAPGSMPFGVTEIYQEGLQIPPLPVFKGGRLDEEIYRLINQNVRTQYEVRGDLMAQFACAQIGQQRVSDLMSRESPDEVVRYMDEIQDYAERRMRTGIRSLPDGEYAFEDYLDDDGVTGEPVKIAVTLTISGDELRADFSGCSDQVLGPLNARLPAAASCISYVCKAVIDPDLPACAGAYRPLDIYAPEGSILQANYPAAIGNANILTDQRVVDVLMGALYQAAPDRVCAACSGEMNLVNIGGIDPGTGDYYNYVETYAGGQGAMSDLDGEDGVHTHLTNTRNAPVEIMERTYPLRVERYGLIPDTEGPGRQRGGCGMMRELKCLGERTIITLGSDRRKFTPWGLEGGGNATGAHCYVIDTEGCEREIPTKAHTELYRNEILRIETPGGGGWGEPSQRNGAKVEEDVRNGLVSPERADAHYRCAKGRKPAN, from the coding sequence ATGAAGACCGACCCCATTACCCTGGAACTGATGCGCAACCGGTGGACCGGCATTGCGGAAGAAATGTGCGCCGCCCTGATCCGCACCAGCTACTCCACCAATATCAAGGACCGGCGCGACTGCTCCGCGGCCATCGTGCAACCCTCCGGGGAGATCCTGGCGCAGGCCGAGTCGGGCGTCCCCCTGCACCTGGGCGTGATGCCCGGGGTGGTAAGGTCCATTCTTGAAGTCTATCCGGTTTCGGCCATGAAGCCCGGCGACGTCTACATCACGAACCTGCCCTATCCCGCGGGGCCGGGGCATCTGCCGGATGTTTCCCTGGTATCCGCCATTTTTCATGAGCATCGCCCGGTCGCGCTGGCAGCATCGACCGCCCATCACGTGGACATGGGCGGGTTCGCGCCCGGAAGCATGCCCTTCGGGGTGACGGAGATCTACCAGGAGGGCCTGCAGATCCCGCCCCTGCCCGTTTTCAAGGGGGGACGGCTCGACGAAGAGATCTACCGGCTGATCAACCAGAACGTGCGGACGCAGTACGAGGTGCGAGGCGACCTCATGGCGCAGTTCGCCTGCGCCCAGATCGGCCAGCAGCGGGTGAGCGACCTCATGTCCCGGGAGTCGCCCGATGAAGTCGTTCGCTACATGGACGAAATCCAGGACTACGCCGAACGACGGATGCGGACGGGCATCCGTTCACTGCCCGACGGCGAGTACGCATTCGAAGACTACCTGGACGACGACGGCGTTACCGGCGAACCGGTGAAGATCGCGGTCACGCTGACCATATCCGGAGACGAACTGCGCGCGGACTTCTCGGGGTGCAGCGACCAGGTCCTGGGTCCGCTGAACGCGCGGCTGCCGGCGGCCGCTTCCTGTATCAGCTACGTGTGCAAGGCGGTGATCGATCCGGACCTGCCGGCCTGCGCCGGAGCGTACCGGCCGCTGGACATCTACGCGCCCGAGGGCTCCATCCTCCAGGCCAACTACCCGGCGGCCATCGGGAACGCCAACATCCTGACGGACCAGCGGGTCGTGGACGTGCTCATGGGCGCGCTGTACCAGGCCGCGCCCGACCGAGTCTGCGCAGCCTGCAGCGGGGAAATGAACCTGGTCAACATCGGCGGGATCGATCCCGGCACGGGCGATTACTACAACTACGTGGAAACCTACGCGGGCGGACAGGGCGCCATGTCCGACCTCGACGGCGAGGACGGCGTGCACACCCACCTCACCAACACCCGGAACGCGCCGGTCGAGATCATGGAACGCACCTATCCGCTCCGGGTCGAGCGGTACGGCCTGATCCCGGACACCGAGGGACCGGGACGCCAGCGCGGCGGGTGCGGGATGATGCGGGAACTGAAGTGCCTCGGCGAACGCACAATCATCACACTGGGTTCCGACCGCCGCAAGTTCACGCCCTGGGGACTCGAAGGCGGCGGAAACGCCACGGGGGCCCACTGTTACGTGATCGACACTGAAGGGTGCGAAAGAGAGATCCCTACCAAAGCCCATACCGAACTGTACCGGAACGAGATCCTGCGGATCGAGACGCCCGGCGGAGGCGGCTGGGGCGAGCCGTCCCAGCGGAATGGAGCGAAGGTGGAGGAAGATGTCCGGAACGGGCTTGTCAGCCCGGAAAGGGCGGACGCACACTACCGCTGCGCGAAGGGCCGGAAACCGGCGAACTGA
- a CDS encoding FAD-dependent oxidoreductase — protein MATGREDTKPKRIAIIGGGVSGLGAAWALHHHPDRFDFRLYEARDQVGGNAITADMPQDDGGTIPFDISVTALIPSVYHHFLLLMRRFGIELFDIRFNYSVKYHGRVYAHDYDSDIRRQLQPEIARFQRVLKRLHRFGRLTRSRSRLMNALNPFNYITMRTVLNLGGFSGDFRYKILKPMFVNFLMATNVFDMPAALFARYLEFFNIERATPMQTWDQGTRRIYEHLTAGFRDRIYLNRPVRKVLRREACVVVEDADGVEETFDAVIFACNANQT, from the coding sequence ATGGCAACCGGCCGGGAAGACACGAAACCGAAGCGCATCGCCATCATCGGCGGCGGGGTATCCGGGCTCGGGGCCGCATGGGCGCTGCATCACCACCCGGACCGGTTTGACTTCCGGCTGTACGAGGCCCGGGACCAGGTGGGCGGGAACGCGATTACCGCCGACATGCCGCAGGATGACGGCGGCACCATACCTTTCGACATATCCGTCACCGCGCTGATCCCTTCGGTTTATCATCACTTCCTGCTATTGATGCGTCGGTTCGGCATCGAACTGTTCGATATCCGTTTCAACTACAGCGTGAAATACCACGGCCGGGTGTACGCCCACGACTACGACTCGGACATCCGGCGACAGTTGCAGCCCGAAATAGCCCGGTTTCAACGGGTCCTGAAGCGTCTGCACCGGTTTGGCCGGCTGACCCGGTCCCGGTCGAGGCTGATGAACGCCCTCAACCCGTTCAATTACATCACGATGCGGACGGTGCTCAACCTGGGCGGGTTCTCCGGAGACTTCAGATACAAGATCCTGAAACCCATGTTCGTCAATTTCCTGATGGCCACGAACGTGTTCGACATGCCAGCGGCCCTTTTTGCGAGATACCTGGAGTTTTTCAACATCGAACGCGCAACGCCCATGCAGACCTGGGACCAGGGCACGCGCCGAATCTATGAGCACCTGACGGCCGGATTCCGGGACAGGATTTACCTCAACCGACCGGTGCGAAAAGTGCTCCGCCGGGAGGCCTGCGTCGTGGTCGAGGACGCCGACGGCGTGGAGGAGACGTTCGACGCGGTGATCTTCGCCTGCAACGCGAACCAGAC